The following are from one region of the Mycolicibacterium helvum genome:
- the kstD gene encoding 3-oxosteroid 1-dehydrogenase, which yields MTAQEFDVVVVGSGAAGMVAALTAAHQGLSAVVVEKAPHYGGSTARSGGGVWIPNNEILKRDGVTDTKEAARRYLHEIVGDVVEPERIDTYLERGPEMLSFVLKHSPLKMCWVPNYSDYYPETPGGRPGGRSIEPKPFNAKKLGPDEKFLEPPYGKVPLNVVVMQQDYVRLNQLKRHPRGVLRSLKVGARTMWAGARGKNLVGMGRALIAPLRIGLQQAGVPVLLNTALTDLYVEDGVVRGIYVRDTTGPESADPQLIRARRGVILGSGGFERNEQMRVKYQRAPITADWTVGAAANTGDGIVAAEKLGAALELMEDAWWGPTVPLVGAPWFALSERNSPGSIIVNLAGKRFMNESMPYVEACHHMYGGQYGQGPGPGENVPAWLVFDQQYRDRYIFAGLQPGQRIPKKWMESGVIVKADTLEELAKVTGLPADTFLATVERFNGFARSGTDQDFHRGESAYDRYYGDPTNKPNPNLGEIKNGPFYAAKMVPGDLGTKGGIRTDVNGRALRDDGSVIEGLYAAGNVSAPVMGHTYPGPGGTIGPAMAFGYLAALHIAGAAGPATSSTGKS from the coding sequence ATGACAGCTCAGGAGTTCGACGTCGTCGTCGTCGGGAGCGGCGCTGCCGGGATGGTCGCCGCACTCACCGCCGCTCACCAGGGACTATCGGCGGTCGTCGTCGAGAAGGCCCCGCACTACGGCGGCTCGACCGCGCGCTCGGGTGGCGGCGTATGGATCCCCAACAACGAGATCCTCAAGCGTGACGGGGTCACCGACACCAAAGAAGCCGCGCGGAGGTATCTGCACGAGATCGTCGGCGACGTGGTGGAGCCGGAGCGCATCGACACCTACCTTGAGCGCGGACCCGAGATGCTGTCGTTCGTGCTCAAGCACTCGCCGCTGAAGATGTGCTGGGTGCCCAACTACTCCGACTACTACCCGGAGACTCCCGGCGGGCGCCCAGGGGGACGCTCGATCGAACCGAAGCCGTTCAACGCCAAGAAGCTGGGCCCCGACGAGAAGTTCCTGGAACCGCCCTACGGCAAGGTGCCACTCAATGTGGTTGTCATGCAGCAGGACTACGTGCGTCTCAACCAGCTCAAGCGCCATCCCCGCGGTGTGCTGCGCAGCCTGAAGGTCGGCGCGCGCACGATGTGGGCCGGTGCGCGCGGCAAGAACCTGGTCGGCATGGGCCGCGCGTTGATCGCCCCGCTGCGGATCGGCCTGCAACAGGCCGGGGTTCCCGTACTGCTCAACACCGCGCTGACCGACCTGTACGTCGAGGACGGCGTCGTGCGCGGTATCTATGTGCGTGACACCACCGGACCGGAATCAGCTGACCCGCAACTGATCCGCGCCCGCCGCGGCGTCATCCTCGGCAGCGGTGGATTCGAACGCAACGAGCAGATGCGCGTGAAGTACCAGCGCGCACCGATCACCGCCGACTGGACGGTGGGAGCCGCGGCCAACACCGGCGACGGCATCGTGGCGGCCGAGAAGCTCGGTGCGGCACTGGAACTGATGGAAGACGCATGGTGGGGCCCGACGGTTCCGCTGGTCGGCGCGCCGTGGTTCGCGCTGTCGGAACGCAACTCCCCCGGATCGATCATCGTCAACCTGGCCGGCAAGCGCTTCATGAACGAGTCCATGCCCTATGTCGAGGCCTGCCACCACATGTACGGCGGCCAGTACGGCCAGGGACCCGGCCCGGGTGAGAACGTCCCGGCGTGGCTGGTCTTCGACCAGCAGTACCGCGACCGGTACATCTTCGCCGGATTGCAGCCGGGACAACGGATTCCGAAGAAGTGGATGGAATCCGGCGTGATCGTCAAGGCCGATACGCTCGAGGAGCTGGCCAAGGTGACCGGACTTCCGGCCGACACCTTCCTGGCGACCGTCGAGCGGTTCAATGGCTTCGCCCGCTCGGGGACCGATCAGGACTTCCACCGTGGCGAAAGCGCCTACGACCGCTACTACGGCGATCCGACCAACAAGCCCAACCCCAACCTCGGCGAGATCAAGAACGGGCCGTTCTATGCCGCCAAGATGGTGCCCGGCGATCTGGGCACCAAGGGCGGCATCCGCACCGATGTGAACGGACGGGCGCTGCGCGACGACGGTTCAGTGATCGAGGGCCTCTATGCGGCCGGTAATGTCAGTGCCCCGGTGATGGGTCACACCTATCCGGGTCCCGGCGGCACCATCGGCCCCGCGATGGCGTTCGGGTACTTAGCGGCATTGCATATCGCCGGAGCCGCTGGGCCGGCGACGTCCAGCACAGGAAAGAGCTGA
- a CDS encoding 2-keto-4-pentenoate hydratase — MLSVSTRDELAAELAEAERSRVPMTPLTSNHPDIDVVDAYEIQLINIRQRIAEGARVVGHKVGLSSEAMQKMMGVDEPDYGHLLADMEVFEDRPVPAGRYLFPRVEVEVGFILADDLPGAGCTEDDVLAATAAFAPAIELIDTRIKDWKIALCDTIADNASSAGYVLGKERVSPKDVDIRAIDAVLTRNGEVVAEGRSDAVLGNPVTAVAWLARKVESFGVRLKAGDIVLPGSCTRAIDCRPGDQFIADFAGLGSVRLSFE; from the coding sequence ATGCTGAGCGTTTCGACGCGCGACGAGCTTGCCGCCGAACTTGCCGAGGCGGAGCGCAGCCGCGTCCCCATGACTCCGTTGACGTCCAATCACCCCGATATCGATGTGGTCGACGCCTACGAGATCCAGCTGATCAACATCCGGCAGCGGATCGCCGAAGGGGCCCGGGTGGTCGGTCACAAGGTCGGGCTGTCGTCGGAGGCCATGCAGAAGATGATGGGCGTCGACGAGCCCGATTACGGTCATCTGCTGGCCGATATGGAGGTGTTCGAGGACCGGCCGGTGCCCGCCGGGCGCTACCTGTTCCCGCGCGTCGAGGTCGAGGTCGGCTTCATCCTCGCCGACGACTTGCCGGGCGCGGGGTGCACCGAGGACGACGTGCTGGCAGCTACCGCCGCCTTCGCGCCGGCGATCGAACTCATCGACACCAGGATCAAGGACTGGAAGATCGCGCTGTGCGACACCATCGCCGACAATGCGTCCTCGGCGGGCTACGTGCTCGGCAAGGAGCGGGTGTCGCCCAAAGACGTTGATATCAGGGCCATTGACGCGGTGCTCACCCGCAACGGGGAAGTGGTGGCCGAAGGTCGTAGCGACGCCGTGCTGGGCAATCCGGTCACCGCGGTCGCGTGGCTGGCCCGCAAGGTCGAGAGTTTCGGGGTGCGCCTCAAGGCCGGCGACATCGTGCTGCCGGGGTCGTGCACCAGGGCCATCGATTGCCGCCCTGGCGACCAGTTCATCGCCGACTTCGCCGGGCTGGGTTCAGTCCGGCTGTCATTCGAGTAA
- a CDS encoding acetaldehyde dehydrogenase (acetylating), whose amino-acid sequence MGQKSSVAIVGSGNISTDLLYKLLRSEWLEPRWMIGIDPESEGLARARKLGLETSHEGVDWLLAQSEKPDLVFEATSAYVHKAAAPRYAEAGIRAIDLTPAAVGPGVIPPANLRQHLDAPNVNMVTCGGQATIPMVYAVSRVVDVPYAEIVASVSSASAGPGTRANIDEFTKTTSAGVEVIGGAKRGKAIIILNPADPPMIMRDTIFCAIPEDADHDAITQSIKDVVAEVQTYVPGYRLLNEPQFDEPTVYNGGNHLVTTFVEVEGAGDYLPPYAGNLDIMTAAATKVGEEIAKERASRGDERSREEQTAAAGGAQA is encoded by the coding sequence ATGGGCCAGAAGAGCTCAGTTGCGATCGTCGGGTCGGGCAACATCAGCACCGACCTGCTGTACAAGCTCCTTCGTTCGGAGTGGCTCGAGCCGCGCTGGATGATCGGCATCGATCCGGAGAGCGAAGGCCTGGCTCGCGCCCGCAAGCTGGGGCTGGAGACCAGTCACGAGGGCGTCGACTGGCTGTTGGCTCAGTCGGAGAAGCCGGATCTGGTGTTCGAGGCCACCAGTGCCTACGTGCACAAGGCCGCCGCGCCGCGCTACGCCGAGGCCGGGATTCGGGCCATCGACCTGACGCCGGCCGCCGTCGGCCCCGGCGTGATTCCACCGGCCAACCTGCGTCAGCACCTGGACGCCCCGAACGTCAACATGGTCACCTGCGGCGGCCAGGCCACCATCCCGATGGTCTACGCAGTCTCGCGCGTGGTCGATGTGCCGTACGCGGAGATCGTCGCGTCGGTGTCGTCGGCATCGGCCGGTCCGGGCACGCGGGCCAATATCGACGAATTCACCAAGACCACCAGTGCCGGTGTCGAGGTGATCGGTGGTGCCAAGCGCGGCAAGGCGATCATCATCCTGAACCCGGCCGATCCGCCGATGATCATGCGAGACACCATCTTCTGCGCGATTCCCGAGGACGCCGACCACGACGCGATCACCCAGTCGATCAAGGACGTGGTTGCGGAGGTGCAGACCTACGTGCCGGGCTACCGGCTGCTCAACGAGCCGCAGTTCGACGAGCCGACGGTCTACAACGGCGGCAACCATCTCGTCACCACGTTCGTGGAAGTGGAGGGTGCCGGTGACTACCTGCCGCCCTACGCTGGAAACCTGGACATCATGACCGCCGCGGCCACCAAGGTCGGCGAAGAAATCGCGAAAGAGCGCGCGTCGCGCGGCGATGAGCGCTCGCGCGAAGAGCAGACAGCAGCGGCCGGAGGAGCGCAGGCATGA
- the dmpG gene encoding 4-hydroxy-2-oxovalerate aldolase → MSTEEIYFNPMWDVRMTDTSLRDGSHHKRHQFTKEEVGAIVAALDTAGVPVIEVTHGDGLGGSSFNYGFSKTPEQELIKLAAETAKESKIAFLMLPGVGTKEDIKEAQNNGGSICRIATHCTEADVSIQHFGLARELGLETVGFLMMSHTISPEKLAAQARIMADAGCQCVYVVDSAGALVLEGVADRVAALVAELGDDAQVGFHGHENLGLGVANSIEAVRAGAKQIDGSCRRFGAGAGNAPVEALIGVFDKIGVKTGIDFFDIADAAEEVVAPAMPAECLLDRNALIMGYSGVYSSFLKHAIRQSERYGVPAHQLLHRAGQRKLIGGQEDQLIDIALEIKREQEAAAAK, encoded by the coding sequence ATGAGCACCGAAGAGATCTACTTCAACCCGATGTGGGACGTCCGGATGACGGACACGTCCTTGCGTGACGGCAGCCACCACAAGCGCCATCAGTTCACCAAGGAAGAGGTCGGTGCCATCGTCGCCGCCCTCGACACCGCGGGCGTTCCGGTCATCGAGGTGACCCACGGCGACGGGCTGGGCGGCTCGAGCTTCAACTACGGGTTCTCCAAGACCCCGGAGCAGGAGCTGATCAAGCTGGCCGCCGAGACGGCCAAGGAATCCAAGATCGCGTTCCTGATGCTGCCCGGCGTCGGCACCAAGGAAGACATCAAAGAGGCGCAGAACAATGGCGGCTCGATCTGCCGGATCGCCACCCACTGCACCGAGGCTGACGTCTCGATCCAGCACTTTGGCCTGGCCCGCGAACTCGGGTTGGAGACCGTGGGATTCCTGATGATGAGCCACACCATCTCTCCGGAGAAGCTGGCTGCGCAGGCGCGGATCATGGCCGACGCGGGATGTCAGTGCGTCTACGTCGTCGATTCCGCCGGTGCCCTGGTGCTCGAGGGGGTGGCCGACCGAGTCGCCGCGTTGGTCGCTGAACTCGGTGACGACGCTCAAGTCGGTTTTCATGGCCACGAGAACCTCGGCCTCGGCGTGGCCAACTCGATCGAGGCCGTCCGCGCCGGTGCCAAGCAGATCGACGGATCGTGCCGCCGGTTCGGCGCGGGGGCGGGCAACGCTCCGGTCGAGGCGCTAATCGGGGTGTTCGACAAGATCGGCGTCAAGACCGGTATCGATTTCTTCGATATCGCCGATGCCGCCGAAGAGGTCGTCGCACCGGCCATGCCGGCCGAATGCCTGCTGGACCGCAATGCGCTGATCATGGGTTACTCCGGCGTCTACTCCAGCTTCCTCAAGCACGCCATCCGGCAGTCCGAGCGCTACGGCGTGCCGGCCCACCAGCTGTTGCACCGGGCCGGTCAGCGCAAGCTGATCGGTGGCCAGGAGGATCAGCTGATCGATATCGCGCTGGAGATCAAGCGCGAACAAGAAGCGGCTGCCGCCAAGTAG
- a CDS encoding RecQ family ATP-dependent DNA helicase, translating into MAGPTAVLRDDQWTAIEALVVHRRQALVVQRTGWGKSAVYFIAAKLLRERGHGATVIVSPLLALMRNQVAAAQRAGVRAATINSGNVTEWDEIHQRVNSGDLDVLLVSPERLNNPEFRDTVLPALAADAGLVVVDEAHCVSDWGHDFRPDYRRIRTLIAELGSDIPVLATTATANDRVVNDVAAQLGVGRADNVSGGGRDTLVLRGGLDRESLRLSVVQAGGGAQRTAWLAENLDSLPGSGIVYTLTVAQANDVAALLRERGYEVAAYTGSTETAEREQLEADLLGNRVKALIATSALGMGFDKPDLGFVVHLGAPSSPIAYYQQVGRAGRSTDNAEVVLLPGREDQDVWRYFASVAFPSEAMVRNVIRELDPDRPQSTPALEPLVDLGRTRLEMVLKVLDVDGAVRRVKGGWLATGEPWHYDEARYRQLDEARRREQQAMLDYQSTGECRMTFLRRQLDDPDLIDGERCGRCDNCAGAHFGAAVDEDAAVLVQERLMRPGVEITPRKQWPSGLGKLGVTLSGRIGDGPEPGRAIGRLTDLGWGPRLRRLIDEPDGEVPPDVVQAAVKVLAAWDWATRPAAVLALDSDRHPALIASLARELARLGRLTDLGVLRYAAGHRPVGAANSAYRVAALDGAWLPPDPAAIAAAGGPVLLVDDLTDTGWTLTMAARVVKEAGAPAVLPLVLAATS; encoded by the coding sequence TTGGCCGGGCCCACCGCGGTTCTGCGCGACGACCAGTGGACGGCCATCGAAGCACTGGTGGTGCATCGCCGCCAGGCGCTGGTCGTGCAGCGCACCGGGTGGGGCAAATCGGCGGTGTATTTCATCGCCGCCAAGCTGCTGCGCGAGCGGGGCCACGGTGCGACGGTCATCGTGTCGCCCTTGTTGGCGCTGATGCGCAACCAGGTCGCCGCCGCGCAACGAGCAGGAGTTCGTGCGGCCACCATCAACTCGGGCAACGTCACCGAGTGGGACGAGATTCACCAGCGGGTCAACAGCGGCGACCTTGATGTCCTGCTGGTCAGCCCGGAACGGCTGAACAATCCGGAGTTTCGCGACACCGTGTTACCGGCGCTTGCCGCCGACGCCGGACTGGTGGTGGTCGATGAGGCGCACTGCGTCTCGGACTGGGGCCACGACTTCCGGCCCGACTATCGGCGGATCCGAACGCTGATCGCCGAACTCGGTTCGGATATACCGGTTTTGGCGACGACCGCCACCGCCAATGATCGTGTCGTCAACGATGTCGCGGCGCAGCTGGGCGTCGGCCGCGCCGACAATGTGTCGGGTGGCGGCCGGGACACGCTGGTGCTGCGCGGTGGACTTGATCGTGAGTCGTTGCGGTTGTCGGTGGTCCAGGCCGGCGGCGGCGCACAGCGTACGGCCTGGCTGGCCGAGAATCTCGATTCGTTGCCGGGTTCTGGAATCGTCTACACCCTGACCGTCGCCCAGGCGAACGATGTGGCCGCGCTGCTACGCGAGCGCGGGTATGAGGTGGCCGCGTACACCGGGTCGACGGAAACCGCTGAGCGAGAACAGCTCGAGGCGGACCTCCTCGGCAACCGGGTGAAGGCCCTGATCGCCACTTCGGCGCTGGGGATGGGATTCGACAAACCGGATCTGGGCTTCGTGGTGCATCTCGGAGCGCCCTCGTCGCCGATCGCGTACTACCAGCAGGTCGGGCGTGCGGGTCGCTCGACGGACAACGCTGAGGTGGTGCTGTTGCCTGGTCGTGAAGATCAGGACGTCTGGCGGTATTTCGCATCGGTGGCGTTTCCCTCGGAGGCCATGGTGCGGAACGTGATTCGTGAGCTCGATCCCGACCGCCCACAGTCGACGCCCGCCTTGGAGCCATTGGTGGATCTGGGCCGCACCCGGCTGGAGATGGTGCTGAAGGTGCTCGACGTCGACGGTGCGGTACGGCGGGTCAAAGGTGGCTGGCTCGCCACCGGCGAACCATGGCATTACGACGAGGCCCGCTACCGCCAACTCGACGAGGCCCGCCGCCGCGAGCAGCAGGCGATGCTCGACTACCAGAGCACCGGCGAATGCCGAATGACGTTCCTGCGCAGGCAACTCGACGATCCTGATCTCATCGACGGCGAGCGGTGTGGCCGCTGCGACAACTGCGCCGGTGCCCATTTCGGTGCCGCGGTGGACGAAGATGCGGCCGTGCTCGTCCAGGAGCGGCTGATGCGACCCGGCGTGGAGATCACCCCGCGCAAGCAGTGGCCGTCGGGGCTGGGAAAGCTCGGTGTCACTCTCAGCGGCCGAATCGGCGACGGTCCGGAGCCGGGCCGGGCGATTGGGCGACTGACCGACCTGGGCTGGGGCCCGCGCCTGCGGCGGTTGATCGACGAACCCGACGGTGAGGTGCCACCGGATGTGGTGCAGGCTGCGGTCAAGGTGCTGGCCGCCTGGGACTGGGCAACTCGTCCGGCTGCTGTGCTGGCATTGGACTCGGATAGGCATCCCGCCCTGATCGCGTCCCTGGCTCGGGAACTGGCCCGGCTCGGCAGACTGACCGACCTCGGGGTGTTGCGCTACGCGGCGGGCCACCGGCCGGTTGGCGCGGCCAACTCCGCGTATCGGGTCGCAGCCCTGGATGGAGCGTGGTTGCCGCCGGATCCGGCGGCTATTGCGGCAGCGGGCGGCCCGGTGCTGCTCGTCGATGATCTGACCGATACGGGGTGGACACTGACGATGGCCGCGCGGGTAGTGAAGGAGGCCGGTGCGCCCGCCGTGCTGCCGCTGGTGCTCGCGGCTACGAGCTGA
- a CDS encoding IclR family transcriptional regulator: MADPSTPGRSSPPTQRVVAILDFLAKHPHDRFGLSELARRLRLAKPTCLGIVTTLTESGYLVRDAADKTYRLGPSLIALGHLAQESLRVNPAARAELATLSKSFDTTAALAAVVDDRITLLELVEPPGSDVGVRVGQSYPFAPPVGLMFVLWDDDSLRNWLDRAPTIPLRTETQRLDRVIAECRTTGYLVERLTPGGRRLYAMMAGMSSTLPDELRALLGELISDIGERVYLRSEAEGTRQRHDVSVISAPVYDHYHRQAMVVSLQIGRALTDSEIAKHARGLVAAADALTAQLGGTKPQW, encoded by the coding sequence ATGGCGGACCCGTCCACTCCCGGTCGATCATCTCCCCCGACGCAGCGCGTGGTGGCGATTCTGGACTTTCTCGCCAAACACCCACACGACCGCTTCGGTCTCTCGGAGCTGGCCCGCCGACTCCGCCTGGCCAAGCCCACCTGTCTGGGCATCGTCACCACCCTGACCGAGTCGGGCTACCTGGTGCGCGATGCTGCCGACAAGACCTACCGGCTGGGCCCCAGCCTGATCGCGCTGGGCCACCTGGCGCAGGAATCACTGCGGGTCAACCCGGCCGCGCGTGCCGAACTGGCCACGCTGTCGAAGTCCTTCGACACCACTGCGGCGCTGGCCGCCGTCGTCGATGACCGGATCACGCTGCTGGAACTGGTCGAACCGCCCGGCTCCGACGTCGGGGTGCGCGTCGGGCAGAGCTACCCCTTCGCCCCGCCGGTGGGCCTGATGTTCGTGCTGTGGGACGACGATTCCCTGCGCAACTGGCTGGACAGGGCCCCGACAATCCCGCTGCGCACCGAAACGCAGCGACTCGACCGCGTGATCGCCGAATGCCGGACGACGGGATATCTCGTCGAGCGCCTCACCCCAGGGGGCAGACGGCTGTACGCGATGATGGCGGGGATGTCGAGCACACTGCCCGACGAGCTGCGCGCGCTGCTGGGTGAGTTGATCTCCGATATCGGGGAGCGGGTGTACCTGCGCAGTGAGGCCGAGGGCACCCGTCAACGCCACGACGTCAGCGTCATCTCCGCGCCCGTCTACGACCACTACCACCGACAGGCGATGGTGGTGTCGCTTCAGATCGGCCGGGCGCTCACCGACTCCGAGATCGCCAAGCACGCCCGCGGATTGGTCGCCGCCGCCGATGCGCTCACCGCACAGCTCGGGGGCACCAAACCGCAGTGGTGA